In Planktothrix tepida PCC 9214, a genomic segment contains:
- a CDS encoding MFS transporter, with protein MNSTPSATVSPPEKLSLSTKLAFGAGDLGPAITANISVFFVLVFLTNVAGLPAGLAGSVLMVGKIWDAINDPIVGVLSDRTVHPWGRRYPWMVFGAIPFGILFFLQWIVPSNNNSVLFWYYVIIGILFNTAYTAVNLPYTALTPELTKDYNERTSLNSFRFAFSIGGSIFSLILAQIIFGFFPNAPYQRYLILGAVCGFLSVLPLFWCFLGTRKQVFSRQVGETIEDNSESLPIAEQIKVALSNRPFLLVIGIYLCSWLGVQLTASILPYFVVNWMKLPETTFPQVAIAVQGTALVMLFVWNLVSQRYGKKAVYFMGMGLWIVTQAGLFFLQPGQTTLMYILAILAGCGVATAYLVPWSMIPDVIDLDELNTGQRREGVFYSFMVLLQKIGLAIGLFLVGQALDFAGFISSIPGQIPPIQPDSALLAIRFAIGPLPTIILIIGMIFTFLYPITKEVHADILLQLSERKRNETLD; from the coding sequence ATGAACTCAACGCCTTCTGCAACGGTTTCTCCTCCAGAAAAGCTCAGTTTATCTACAAAATTAGCCTTTGGTGCGGGAGATTTAGGCCCTGCAATTACGGCAAATATTTCTGTATTTTTTGTTTTGGTTTTTCTGACTAATGTTGCGGGTTTACCTGCGGGATTAGCTGGAAGTGTGTTAATGGTAGGAAAAATTTGGGATGCTATTAATGATCCCATTGTAGGGGTTTTAAGCGATCGCACGGTTCATCCTTGGGGAAGACGTTATCCTTGGATGGTTTTTGGTGCAATTCCCTTTGGAATTTTATTTTTTTTACAGTGGATCGTTCCTAGTAATAATAACTCGGTTTTGTTTTGGTATTATGTGATTATTGGGATTTTATTTAATACGGCTTATACTGCTGTTAATTTACCTTATACCGCTTTAACCCCTGAATTAACCAAGGACTATAACGAACGAACCAGTTTAAATAGTTTTCGCTTCGCGTTTTCGATTGGGGGTAGTATTTTTTCTTTAATTTTAGCACAAATTATTTTTGGCTTTTTTCCCAATGCCCCTTATCAACGCTATTTAATTTTAGGAGCGGTTTGTGGTTTTTTATCTGTTCTCCCACTTTTTTGGTGTTTTTTAGGAACCCGTAAACAAGTTTTCTCTCGACAAGTTGGAGAAACGATTGAGGATAATTCCGAAAGTCTTCCTATTGCTGAACAAATTAAAGTTGCTCTCAGTAATCGACCTTTTTTATTAGTGATTGGAATTTATCTCTGTTCCTGGTTAGGCGTTCAATTGACGGCTTCTATTTTGCCTTATTTTGTCGTCAATTGGATGAAACTTCCTGAAACCACTTTTCCCCAGGTTGCCATTGCTGTTCAAGGAACGGCTTTAGTAATGTTATTTGTTTGGAATTTAGTGAGTCAACGCTATGGAAAAAAAGCCGTTTATTTTATGGGGATGGGATTATGGATTGTTACTCAAGCAGGTTTATTTTTCCTGCAACCGGGACAAACTACGTTAATGTATATTCTAGCAATTTTAGCCGGATGTGGTGTGGCAACAGCCTATTTAGTTCCTTGGTCAATGATTCCTGATGTGATTGATTTAGATGAATTAAATACCGGACAAAGACGAGAAGGGGTTTTTTATTCGTTTATGGTGTTATTGCAAAAAATTGGATTAGCCATTGGGTTATTTTTAGTCGGACAAGCCTTAGATTTTGCCGGATTTATTTCCAGTATTCCGGGTCAAATTCCCCCCATTCAACCAGACTCTGCTCTGTTAGCCATTCGCTTTGCTATTGGCCCGTTACCGACAATTATCTTAATTATTGGGATGATTTTTACTTTTTTATATCCGATTACAAAAGAAGTTCACGCCGATATTTTACTCCAACTCAGCGAAAGAAAACGCAACGAAACTCTGGATTAA
- the hetL gene encoding heterocyst differentiation pentapeptide repeat protein HetL, with protein sequence MVLDIIMNVDEFLRRYAAAERNFPEIDLSSVDLQEANLVNLNLTRANLSYSDLREARLGKANLSKANLVQANLSETILWGADLTEANLYQAQLREADLTGAKLFKASLKQAQLMKACLSGCDLRNVNLFQAILFEANFRPNHNQQTDLSYAILAEADLSYANFSGAILHQANLEKAKLCHSIFGVSGLGLLSSEQSYHTNLSEVNLKGADLSYADLSGANLCNADLRGADLTRTILTDANLNGVIMPDGSIHD encoded by the coding sequence ATGGTACTTGATATTATTATGAATGTCGATGAATTTCTCCGAAGATATGCAGCGGCGGAACGTAATTTTCCTGAGATTGACTTATCTTCTGTTGATTTACAAGAAGCCAATTTAGTGAACTTAAACCTCACCAGAGCTAACTTAAGTTATTCGGATTTACGAGAAGCGAGATTAGGAAAAGCTAACCTGTCTAAAGCCAATCTTGTCCAGGCTAACTTAAGTGAAACTATTCTCTGGGGGGCTGATTTAACTGAAGCCAATTTATATCAAGCTCAGTTACGAGAAGCCGATTTAACTGGGGCGAAACTTTTTAAGGCATCCTTAAAACAAGCCCAACTCATGAAAGCGTGTTTATCGGGATGTGATTTAAGAAATGTCAATCTTTTCCAAGCAATTCTTTTTGAAGCTAATTTTCGCCCCAATCATAATCAACAAACGGATTTAAGTTATGCGATTTTAGCGGAAGCCGATTTAAGTTATGCCAATTTTAGTGGGGCGATTTTACATCAAGCTAACTTGGAAAAAGCCAAGCTCTGTCACTCTATTTTTGGGGTTTCGGGTTTAGGGCTTTTAAGCTCTGAACAAAGTTATCATACCAACCTCAGCGAAGTCAATTTAAAAGGGGCTGATTTAAGTTATGCGGATTTAAGTGGGGCTAATCTATGCAATGCTGATTTGCGAGGTGCTGATTTAACTCGCACCATTTTAACGGATGCTAATCTCAATGGGGTGATTATGCCAGATGGTAGTATTCATGATTAA
- a CDS encoding DUF1517 domain-containing protein: MAPLGDRFNRMIGKTRFVVSRLFLHLGGDEVAPLLGVLNQAARNVIEAEGDLEVAGEALVQVCQSLLQYDTYWQSGSNEGDVVWNEGEAADYFNELFTDSGQRYLSEPDLSQPMYENQPLSLPITHNLVVMITIVSEGEVPDLETDLASMEAMNRGLKALINLHYQGRLRGIQIHFSPARLGDELTNDQLLQNFPELIPL; this comes from the coding sequence ATGGCTCCTTTAGGCGATCGCTTTAATCGCATGATAGGAAAAACCCGGTTTGTGGTCAGTCGTTTGTTTCTGCATTTAGGCGGTGATGAGGTGGCGCCACTATTAGGGGTACTCAACCAAGCCGCCAGAAACGTCATTGAAGCCGAGGGAGACTTGGAGGTGGCCGGAGAAGCATTAGTCCAAGTTTGCCAAAGTCTACTTCAGTATGATACCTATTGGCAGTCAGGATCGAATGAAGGGGATGTAGTTTGGAACGAAGGAGAAGCCGCAGATTACTTTAACGAACTGTTCACCGACTCTGGCCAACGGTATTTGAGCGAACCTGACTTATCTCAACCGATGTATGAAAATCAACCTCTGTCCTTACCCATCACCCACAATTTAGTGGTAATGATTACAATAGTTAGTGAAGGAGAAGTTCCCGATTTAGAAACAGATTTAGCGAGTATGGAGGCGATGAATCGAGGGTTAAAAGCATTAATTAATCTTCACTATCAAGGCAGACTCAGAGGAATTCAAATTCATTTTTCTCCGGCTCGTTTAGGAGATGAGTTAACCAATGATCAATTATTGCAGAATTTCCCGGAACTGATTCCGCTTTAA
- the hpnA gene encoding hopanoid-associated sugar epimerase produces MIKAFVTGGTGFIGANLVRLLLNNNYAVRALVRPNSNLENLKNLDVEIVEGNLTNSNLSQSLKGCQVLFHCAAHYSLWQKDKSLLERYNIFGTRNILAAARQVGIERTIYTSSVAAIGVKPGVVVDETYQSPVENLVGYYKKSKYWAEQEAHHAVKLGQDIVIVNPSTPIGPWDIKPTPTGELILRFLNRKMPAYVNTGLNFIDVRDVAQGHFLALEKGKTGERYILGHQNLTLKEFLDLLSEITGLPAPQKTIPIWLPLSVAWVDEMILSRLGKTPSIPLDGVRMSRQSMYYNASKAVQELGLPQSSIKTALKDAVNWFMLSQ; encoded by the coding sequence ATGATCAAAGCTTTTGTAACCGGTGGGACGGGATTTATTGGAGCGAATTTAGTTCGACTATTATTAAACAATAACTATGCGGTTCGAGCGTTAGTTCGTCCTAATAGTAATTTAGAAAACTTAAAGAATTTAGATGTTGAAATTGTTGAAGGAAATTTAACAAATTCTAATTTATCTCAATCTTTAAAAGGCTGTCAAGTTTTATTCCATTGTGCTGCCCATTATTCTTTATGGCAGAAGGATAAATCCTTATTAGAACGCTATAATATTTTCGGAACTCGTAATATTTTAGCCGCCGCCAGACAAGTGGGAATTGAACGCACGATTTATACCAGTTCCGTTGCTGCTATTGGGGTAAAACCCGGCGTTGTGGTGGATGAAACCTATCAAAGTCCCGTTGAGAATTTAGTCGGATATTATAAAAAATCTAAATATTGGGCAGAACAAGAAGCCCATCATGCGGTAAAATTAGGTCAAGATATTGTGATTGTTAATCCCAGTACCCCTATTGGGCCTTGGGATATTAAACCTACACCCACAGGGGAGTTAATATTACGCTTCCTGAACCGAAAAATGCCCGCCTATGTGAATACCGGATTAAATTTTATTGATGTCCGAGATGTCGCCCAAGGTCATTTTCTCGCTTTAGAAAAAGGAAAAACGGGAGAACGTTATATTTTAGGTCATCAAAATTTAACCTTAAAAGAATTTTTAGACTTATTATCAGAAATTACAGGTTTACCCGCCCCTCAAAAAACTATCCCGATTTGGCTTCCCTTAAGCGTTGCCTGGGTCGATGAAATGATTTTATCACGGCTAGGGAAAACCCCTTCTATCCCCTTAGATGGCGTGAGAATGTCCCGACAATCGATGTATTATAATGCCTCAAAAGCGGTTCAAGAATTGGGTTTACCTCAATCTTCGATTAAAACTGCCTTGAAAGATGCCGTTAATTGGTTTATGTTATCACAATAA
- a CDS encoding ArsR/SmtB family transcription factor: MTNSTLKSMQPTSSCDYLQLSPAALALMADFFKVLSEVSRLQIVCCLKSGAKNVTQIIEATGLGQANVSKHLKVLAQAGIVTRTQQGVSVYYEITNPFLFEVCDLVCESLVAQMHQQNQQLEQLRALKTAV; this comes from the coding sequence ATGACAAATTCCACTTTAAAATCCATGCAACCGACTTCAAGCTGCGACTATTTACAATTATCTCCCGCCGCCTTAGCGTTGATGGCAGACTTTTTTAAAGTGTTATCGGAAGTCAGTCGTTTACAAATTGTTTGTTGTTTAAAATCCGGGGCTAAAAATGTGACCCAAATTATTGAAGCAACGGGATTAGGACAGGCGAATGTTTCTAAACATTTAAAAGTTTTAGCTCAAGCTGGAATTGTTACCCGGACTCAACAAGGCGTGAGCGTTTATTATGAAATTACCAATCCCTTTTTATTTGAAGTGTGCGATTTAGTCTGTGAATCTTTAGTGGCTCAAATGCATCAGCAAAATCAACAGTTAGAACAACTACGGGCTTTGAAAACTGCTGTTTAG